One region of Olleya sp. Hel_I_94 genomic DNA includes:
- the dnaK gene encoding molecular chaperone DnaK — protein MSKIIGIDLGTTNSCVSVMEGNEAVVIPNAEGKRTTPSVIAFVEGGEIKVGDPAKRQAVTNPTKTVYSIKRFMGNKYSESKNEAERVPYKVVKGDNDTPRVDIDGRLYTPQELSAMILQKMKKTAEDYLGQDVTEAVITVPAYFNDSQRQATKEAGEIAGLKVRRIINEPTAAALAYGMDKKGTDQKIVVFDFGGGTHDVSILELGDGVFEVLSTDGDTHLGGDDVDQKIIDWLADEFNNEEGMDLRKDPMSLQRVKEAAEKAKIELSSSEQTEINLPYITATASGPKHLVRTLTRSKFEQLIDDLVKRTIEPCQSALKAAGLSKSDIDEVILVGGSTRIPAVQKAVEAFFGKAPSKGVNPDEVVSLGAGIQGGVLTGDVKDVLLLDVTPLSLGIETMGNVFTKLIEANTTIPTKKSQVFSTAADNQPSVEIHVLQGERAMAADNKTIGRFHLDGLPPAQRGVPQIEVAFDIDANGIIKVSATDKATNKTQDIRIEASSGLTEEEIKKMKADAEANAEADAKAADNAKKLNEADSMIFQTENQLKEFGDKLSDDKKAPIEAALAELKTAYESKDVAVIEPALEKINEAWKVASEEMYKAQADAQGGQPGPEAGADSTEGSDVEDVDFEEVK, from the coding sequence ATGAGTAAGATTATTGGAATCGATTTAGGAACAACAAACTCTTGCGTTTCTGTAATGGAAGGTAATGAAGCTGTTGTCATCCCAAACGCAGAAGGTAAACGTACGACACCTTCAGTTATCGCTTTTGTTGAAGGAGGCGAAATTAAAGTTGGTGATCCAGCAAAAAGACAAGCAGTAACTAACCCAACAAAAACAGTTTATTCTATTAAACGTTTTATGGGTAACAAATATTCTGAATCTAAAAACGAAGCAGAACGTGTACCATACAAAGTAGTTAAAGGAGATAATGACACACCACGTGTTGATATTGATGGTCGTTTATACACGCCTCAAGAATTATCTGCAATGATTCTTCAAAAAATGAAGAAAACTGCTGAAGATTATTTAGGTCAAGATGTAACTGAAGCAGTAATTACTGTACCAGCTTACTTTAATGACTCGCAAAGACAAGCAACTAAAGAAGCTGGTGAAATTGCAGGATTAAAAGTACGTCGTATCATTAACGAGCCTACAGCAGCAGCTTTAGCTTACGGAATGGACAAAAAAGGGACTGACCAAAAAATAGTAGTATTTGATTTTGGTGGAGGAACACATGATGTATCTATCCTAGAATTAGGAGATGGTGTATTTGAAGTATTATCTACAGATGGAGATACACACTTAGGTGGTGATGACGTTGATCAAAAAATTATTGATTGGTTAGCAGACGAGTTTAATAATGAAGAAGGAATGGACTTACGTAAAGATCCAATGTCTTTACAACGTGTTAAGGAAGCTGCAGAAAAAGCGAAGATTGAATTATCATCTTCTGAGCAAACAGAAATCAATTTACCATACATTACAGCTACTGCAAGTGGACCAAAACACTTAGTACGTACTTTAACACGTAGTAAATTTGAGCAATTAATTGACGATTTAGTAAAACGTACTATTGAGCCTTGTCAATCGGCTTTAAAAGCTGCAGGTTTATCAAAATCTGATATCGACGAAGTTATTTTAGTAGGTGGATCTACACGTATTCCAGCAGTACAAAAAGCAGTAGAAGCATTTTTTGGAAAAGCACCAAGTAAAGGTGTTAACCCAGATGAGGTTGTATCTTTAGGAGCAGGTATCCAAGGAGGAGTTTTAACTGGAGATGTTAAGGATGTATTACTTTTAGACGTAACTCCTTTATCATTAGGTATTGAGACTATGGGTAACGTATTTACTAAGTTAATTGAAGCAAATACAACAATCCCAACTAAAAAATCTCAGGTTTTCTCTACAGCAGCAGATAACCAACCATCAGTAGAGATTCACGTATTACAAGGTGAACGTGCTATGGCAGCAGATAATAAAACTATTGGACGTTTCCATTTAGATGGTCTTCCACCAGCACAAAGAGGTGTACCACAAATTGAGGTAGCTTTTGATATTGATGCTAACGGAATCATTAAAGTTTCTGCTACAGATAAAGCAACTAACAAGACACAAGATATTCGTATTGAAGCGTCTTCTGGTTTAACTGAAGAAGAAATTAAGAAAATGAAAGCTGACGCTGAAGCAAATGCTGAAGCAGATGCAAAAGCAGCAGATAATGCTAAGAAATTAAACGAAGCAGATTCTATGATTTTCCAAACAGAAAATCAATTAAAAGAATTTGGTGATAAATTATCTGATGATAAAAAAGCACCAATCGAAGCAGCTTTAGCGGAGTTAAAAACAGCTTACGAAAGCAAAGATGTAGCAGTTATCGAGCCAGCGTTAGAAAAAATTAACGAAGCTTGGAAAGTAGCTAGTGAAGAAATGTACAAAGCACAAGCAGATGCTCAAGGTGGACAACCAGGACCAGAAGCAGGAGCGGATTCAACTGAAGGTAGTGATGTTGAAGATGTAGATTTTGAAGAAGTAAAATAA
- a CDS encoding S1 RNA-binding domain-containing protein: MIQIGQFNTLEILRDTEPGLFLGDADNNEVLLPNRYVPEHFEIGDKLEVFVYLDNEERIIATTTEPYILDGEFAMLRCNEVTKFGAFLDFGLVKELFCPFKEQAFPMKKGGWYLVRCYLDEVTERLVASSKTNRFLDNKELTVDQFDQVDIIVSHPSDLGMNVIVNNRHTGLIYKDNIFQDISVGDKLKGIVKKIRPGNKLDISLGEIGYRNIEPNADKIMQELTDNNGFLALTDKSNPEKIKTVLQMSKKTFKKAIGTLYKQKLVDLKDDGIYLKKQD; the protein is encoded by the coding sequence ATGATACAAATAGGACAATTCAATACACTTGAGATTTTAAGAGATACAGAACCTGGATTATTTTTAGGCGATGCAGATAATAATGAGGTTTTATTACCAAATAGATATGTTCCAGAACATTTTGAAATTGGTGATAAATTAGAGGTGTTTGTATATTTAGATAATGAAGAGCGTATCATCGCAACAACTACAGAACCATATATTTTAGATGGTGAGTTTGCTATGTTACGATGTAATGAAGTTACCAAATTTGGAGCCTTTTTGGATTTTGGATTGGTTAAAGAATTATTCTGTCCTTTTAAAGAACAAGCTTTCCCTATGAAAAAAGGAGGTTGGTACTTGGTACGTTGTTATCTAGATGAGGTTACAGAGCGTTTGGTAGCGTCTAGTAAAACCAATCGTTTTTTAGATAATAAGGAGTTAACAGTAGATCAATTTGATCAAGTTGATATTATTGTGTCGCATCCAAGTGATCTAGGTATGAATGTTATTGTAAACAACAGACATACTGGATTAATTTATAAAGACAATATCTTTCAGGATATTAGTGTTGGTGATAAATTAAAAGGGATTGTTAAAAAAATACGACCTGGTAACAAATTGGATATAAGCTTAGGAGAAATTGGTTACAGAAATATTGAACCAAATGCTGATAAGATTATGCAAGAACTTACTGATAACAATGGGTTTTTGGCATTGACAGATAAATCTAATCCTGAAAAAATTAAAACGGTGTTACAAATGAGCAAGAAAACCTTTAAAAAGGCTATTGGGACTTTGTATAAACAAAAACTGGTTGATTTAAAAGACGATGGTATTTATCTTAAGAAGCAAGATTAG
- a CDS encoding DUF2853 family protein has product MSKRDELIAKYATDLKDKCGVTADMDFLTKVTIGCGPSIYNKDSATVSGSDASELATVKNNFLIKKLGLADSDDLDKAIDSVMETYGRSNKNKYRAVVYYLLAKHFKKESVYK; this is encoded by the coding sequence ATGAGTAAACGTGATGAATTAATCGCAAAGTATGCAACAGACCTAAAAGATAAGTGTGGTGTAACTGCAGATATGGATTTTTTAACTAAAGTAACTATAGGTTGTGGTCCATCAATATATAACAAAGATTCTGCAACTGTTTCTGGTTCTGATGCATCAGAATTAGCGACTGTAAAAAACAATTTTTTAATTAAAAAATTAGGCTTAGCAGATAGCGATGATTTAGATAAAGCTATAGATTCTGTAATGGAAACTTACGGAAGGTCTAATAAAAATAAATACAGAGCAGTGGTTTATTATTTATTAGCTAAACATTTCAAAAAAGAATCTGTTTATAAATAA
- a CDS encoding NAD(P)H-dependent flavin oxidoreductase, translated as MQTKLTQLLNIKYPIIQAPMFLVSNVAMVTEGMKAGIAGCIPALNYRTLDQLREAIQELKANKVEGGSFGFNLIVNKSNIKYKEQLRVLCEEGCDFIITSLGSPEETINQAHKAGIKVFCDVTDLRFAKKVEQLGADAAIAVNNEAGGHRGNLSPQELTNQLSKALNIPVISAGGVGCKADIDKMLSYGAEGVSVGSPFIASVEAGVTDEYKQACVDYGEKDIIMTERISGTPCTVINTPYVQKIGTKQTWLERVLNKNKKLKKWVKMIRFSIGMKATQNAAKKATYKTVWVAGPSIEHTKAILPVKAIVANLIA; from the coding sequence ATGCAAACTAAATTAACTCAGCTTTTAAATATAAAATACCCAATTATCCAAGCGCCAATGTTTTTGGTGTCTAATGTAGCAATGGTTACGGAAGGTATGAAAGCTGGTATTGCTGGTTGTATTCCTGCACTTAATTACCGTACTTTAGATCAATTAAGGGAAGCAATACAAGAGTTAAAAGCTAATAAAGTAGAAGGAGGCTCTTTTGGGTTTAACCTAATAGTTAATAAATCTAATATTAAGTATAAAGAGCAACTTAGAGTATTATGTGAAGAAGGTTGCGATTTTATTATAACGTCTTTAGGGAGTCCAGAAGAAACCATTAATCAAGCTCATAAAGCAGGTATTAAAGTATTTTGTGATGTGACAGACCTACGTTTTGCTAAAAAAGTAGAACAATTAGGTGCTGATGCTGCAATTGCAGTTAATAATGAAGCAGGAGGACACAGAGGTAATTTATCGCCACAAGAATTAACTAATCAACTAAGTAAAGCTTTAAATATACCAGTTATTTCAGCTGGAGGAGTAGGATGTAAAGCAGATATTGATAAAATGTTAAGTTATGGAGCAGAAGGCGTATCTGTAGGAAGTCCATTTATTGCATCTGTTGAAGCTGGTGTTACAGATGAGTATAAGCAAGCATGTGTGGATTATGGCGAAAAGGATATTATCATGACAGAGCGTATCTCTGGTACTCCATGTACCGTAATTAATACACCTTACGTACAAAAAATTGGTACTAAACAAACTTGGCTAGAACGCGTATTAAACAAAAATAAAAAATTGAAAAAATGGGTGAAAATGATTCGTTTTTCAATAGGTATGAAAGCTACTCAAAATGCAGCTAAAAAAGCAACGTACAAAACCGTTTGGGTTGCAGGACCAAGTATTGAACATACTAAAGCTATTTTACCTGTTAAAGCTATTGTAGCTAATTTAATAGCCTAA
- a CDS encoding nuclear transport factor 2 family protein yields the protein MKLFSLVLFVMCSSFSFSQIDEQEKAIKTITTFFEGFHNQDSVVIKSVVYKAVVMQSINENTNGNLELTTSNFSDFIKQIVAIPEDQTFSEKLLSYSVQIDGNMANVWTPYQFWYNDKLSHCGVNSFQLLKVNQEWKIFYLVDTRSKCQE from the coding sequence ATGAAATTATTTAGTCTTGTACTTTTTGTAATGTGTAGTAGTTTTAGTTTTTCTCAAATTGATGAACAAGAAAAAGCAATTAAAACTATTACTACTTTTTTTGAAGGGTTTCATAATCAGGATTCTGTGGTAATTAAAAGCGTTGTGTATAAAGCTGTTGTTATGCAATCAATAAATGAAAACACTAATGGCAATTTGGAATTAACGACCTCTAATTTTTCTGATTTTATAAAACAGATTGTTGCTATTCCAGAAGACCAAACGTTTTCTGAAAAATTATTAAGCTATAGTGTGCAAATTGATGGCAATATGGCAAATGTATGGACGCCTTATCAGTTTTGGTACAATGACAAGCTTAGTCATTGTGGCGTAAACTCGTTTCAATTGCTAAAAGTTAATCAAGAGTGGAAAATCTTTTATTTAGTAGATACTAGATCAAAATGCCAAGAATAA
- a CDS encoding 1,4-dihydroxy-2-naphthoyl-CoA synthase — MEQIKWIKAKEYEDITYSKCNGVARIAFNRPDVRNAFRPKTTKELYDAFYDAGEDTSIGVVLLSAEGPSSKDGIYSFCSGGDQKARGHQGYVGEDGYHRLNILEVQRLIRFMPKAVIAVVPGWAVGGGHSLHVVCDLTLASKEHAIFKQTDADVTSFDGGYGSAYLAKMVGQKKAREIFFLGRNYSAQEAYDMGMVNAVIPHDELESTAYQWAQEILEKSPTSIKMLKFAMNLTDDGMVGQQVFAGEATRLAYMTDEAKEGRDAFLEKRKPNFPKQWIP, encoded by the coding sequence ATGGAGCAAATTAAATGGATAAAGGCTAAAGAATATGAGGATATAACTTATAGCAAATGCAATGGAGTTGCCAGAATTGCATTTAACAGACCAGACGTAAGAAACGCTTTTAGACCAAAAACGACAAAAGAATTATATGACGCTTTTTATGACGCAGGAGAAGACACATCAATAGGTGTAGTGCTATTATCTGCAGAAGGTCCATCGTCTAAAGATGGTATTTATAGTTTTTGCTCTGGAGGAGATCAAAAAGCAAGAGGTCATCAAGGTTACGTTGGAGAGGATGGTTATCATAGACTAAATATATTGGAAGTACAACGTCTAATTAGGTTTATGCCTAAAGCTGTTATTGCAGTTGTGCCAGGTTGGGCTGTTGGTGGTGGACATAGTTTACATGTGGTTTGCGATTTAACTTTAGCAAGCAAAGAACACGCTATTTTTAAACAAACAGATGCCGATGTTACAAGTTTTGATGGTGGTTACGGATCTGCCTATTTGGCTAAAATGGTAGGACAGAAAAAAGCAAGAGAAATTTTCTTTTTAGGAAGAAATTACTCTGCTCAGGAGGCTTATGATATGGGAATGGTAAATGCTGTTATTCCGCATGATGAGCTAGAAAGCACAGCTTATCAATGGGCTCAGGAAATTTTAGAAAAATCGCCAACCTCAATCAAAATGTTAAAATTTGCAATGAATTTAACAGACGATGGGATGGTAGGTCAACAAGTGTTTGCAGGAGAAGCAACACGATTAGCTTACATGACAGACGAAGCTAAGGAAGGTAGAGATGCGTTTTTAGAAAAACGTAAGCCAAACTTTCCAAAACAATGGATTCCATAA
- a CDS encoding L-serine ammonia-lyase, which translates to MECISVFDMLKIGVGPSSSHTLGPWRAAERWIYELKEANLFDSIQKVTIDLYGSLSLTGKGHATDLAVMLGLSGADPERIPTDTIDIIIASINNTSKLVLNNERIIPFTAKSDIIFNRAFLPFHANGIKFTAFAETEIHTSTFYSIGGGFVIKEERTVDAENKELKKEFPYPIDKATELLAFCTNENKSISEIVLENERSLRSDEEIDFELHRIWDTMLECMFIGCHTEGNLPGGLNVRRRAFDTHKRLNIEMPYTTPQEWLESIRNSEVKFRQILKWVSCFALAVNEVNASLGRVVTAPTNGSAGVIPAVLMYYMVIENHDADFEDIKKFLLVASEIGSIFKKGATISAAMGGCQAEIGVSSAMAAAALCELLGGSPEQVMIAAEIAMEHHLGLTCDPIGGLVQIPCIERNSMGAIKAINAAELALDTDPKNVKVPLDKVVDTMWETAKDMNTKYKETSEGGLAVRVNMADC; encoded by the coding sequence ATGGAGTGTATTTCGGTTTTTGACATGCTTAAGATTGGTGTAGGACCTTCTAGTTCTCACACTTTAGGACCATGGAGAGCTGCAGAACGATGGATTTATGAACTAAAAGAAGCTAACCTTTTTGACAGTATCCAAAAGGTAACCATCGACCTATACGGTTCTTTATCATTAACTGGTAAAGGTCATGCTACAGATTTAGCAGTCATGTTAGGATTAAGTGGTGCAGATCCAGAACGTATACCAACGGATACTATTGACATAATTATTGCATCCATTAATAATACCTCAAAGTTAGTTTTAAATAACGAGCGTATTATTCCGTTTACTGCCAAATCAGACATTATTTTTAACAGAGCATTTTTACCGTTTCATGCAAATGGAATTAAGTTTACCGCTTTCGCGGAAACCGAAATTCATACATCTACCTTCTACTCTATTGGTGGTGGTTTTGTTATAAAAGAAGAACGTACGGTCGATGCCGAAAATAAAGAATTAAAAAAAGAGTTTCCATATCCAATAGACAAAGCAACCGAGTTGCTAGCGTTTTGTACAAACGAAAATAAAAGTATTTCTGAAATAGTTTTAGAAAACGAACGCTCTCTTAGATCCGATGAAGAGATTGACTTCGAGTTACATCGCATTTGGGACACCATGCTTGAATGTATGTTTATTGGTTGTCATACCGAAGGTAACTTACCTGGAGGATTAAACGTACGACGTCGTGCTTTTGACACACACAAGCGTTTAAACATTGAAATGCCATACACTACACCTCAAGAATGGTTAGAAAGCATTAGAAACAGTGAAGTTAAATTTAGACAAATATTAAAATGGGTAAGCTGTTTTGCTTTGGCTGTAAATGAAGTAAATGCCTCTCTTGGTCGTGTGGTTACTGCACCTACCAATGGAAGTGCTGGTGTTATACCAGCTGTCCTTATGTATTATATGGTTATAGAAAACCATGATGCAGATTTTGAAGACATTAAAAAATTCTTGTTAGTAGCTAGCGAGATTGGTAGCATCTTTAAAAAAGGAGCCACTATTAGTGCTGCAATGGGTGGATGTCAAGCCGAAATTGGTGTGTCTTCCGCTATGGCTGCAGCAGCCTTATGCGAATTGCTTGGAGGTAGCCCAGAACAAGTCATGATTGCAGCAGAGATTGCTATGGAACATCATCTTGGATTAACCTGCGACCCTATTGGAGGATTAGTACAAATCCCTTGTATAGAGCGCAATAGTATGGGAGCAATTAAAGCTATTAATGCAGCCGAATTAGCTTTAGACACCGATCCTAAAAACGTAAAAGTACCTTTGGATAAAGTAGTCGATACCATGTGGGAAACTGCAAAAGACATGAACACTAAATATAAAGAAACTAGCGAAGGTGGATTGGCTGTACGTGTTAATATGGCGGATTGTTAA
- the menD gene encoding 2-succinyl-5-enolpyruvyl-6-hydroxy-3-cyclohexene-1-carboxylic-acid synthase, whose product MKHPKIPLAQTVIQLCKAKNIQHVVLSPGSRNAPLTIGFTHDPFFKCYSIVDERCAAFFALGIAQQIKHPVAVVCTSGSALLNYYPAVSEAYYSHVPLVVLSADRPKYLVGIGDGQTINQENVFKNHIQYSANLKQDLNPEKENAFAEDLPIMKSIENKVERFLGLQQGIQQYNETEINKAFNIAITTQGPVHVNIPFDEPLYQMVDALTVTPEVVPVPEPNIVSEDYNAFAEIWNNSKKKLVLVGVLAPNSVEQHFIDVLAEDESVLILTESTSNLHHNNICPSIDKLIGALTEQELQGLQPEILLTFGGLIVSKKIKKFLRTHKPTQHWHVSENGANDTFFVLNKVFKQSINSFFQSFIPLTKALKSDYNPFWKNQMDIRREKHVQYMGLIPFSDFKAFDVLLKSIPNQTQLQVGNSSAIRYTQLFDINPTLDVFCNRGTSGIDGSTSTAIGAAITRDNPTVFITGDLSFFYDSNALWNNYIPKNFRIIIINNEGGGIFRILPGHKNTDNFDYFFETKHNLSAKQLCQMYGLEYTKVTNQHQLENALDHFYDKTEQPKLLEVMTPARDNDSILLDYFKFVK is encoded by the coding sequence ATGAAACACCCAAAAATACCTTTAGCGCAAACGGTAATTCAGCTTTGTAAAGCCAAGAATATCCAACACGTTGTACTGTCTCCAGGAAGCAGAAATGCGCCATTAACCATTGGATTTACTCACGATCCTTTTTTTAAATGTTATAGTATTGTGGACGAGCGTTGCGCAGCTTTTTTCGCATTAGGTATCGCACAACAAATAAAGCATCCCGTAGCAGTTGTTTGTACTTCTGGTAGTGCGTTGTTAAATTATTATCCAGCGGTGTCCGAAGCGTATTATAGCCATGTTCCGTTAGTGGTTTTAAGTGCTGACAGACCTAAGTACTTGGTCGGAATAGGTGATGGACAGACTATAAATCAAGAAAACGTTTTTAAAAACCACATTCAATATTCGGCTAATTTAAAGCAAGATTTAAATCCTGAAAAAGAAAACGCTTTCGCGGAAGACTTGCCAATAATGAAGAGTATTGAGAATAAAGTCGAACGCTTTTTAGGGCTACAACAAGGGATCCAACAATACAACGAAACCGAAATTAATAAAGCCTTTAATATTGCAATAACAACACAAGGCCCTGTACATGTTAATATTCCGTTTGATGAGCCTTTATACCAAATGGTGGATGCGCTTACGGTAACTCCAGAAGTAGTGCCGGTACCAGAACCTAATATAGTTAGTGAAGATTATAACGCTTTCGCTGAAATTTGGAATAACTCCAAAAAGAAGTTAGTATTAGTAGGTGTTTTGGCTCCAAACAGTGTGGAGCAACACTTTATTGACGTTTTAGCAGAAGATGAAAGTGTATTGATATTAACCGAAAGTACCTCTAACTTACATCACAATAATATTTGTCCGAGCATTGATAAATTAATTGGTGCGTTAACGGAACAGGAGTTGCAAGGCTTACAACCAGAAATACTATTAACCTTTGGAGGTTTAATAGTATCTAAAAAAATAAAGAAATTTTTACGTACCCATAAACCCACACAACATTGGCATGTGTCCGAAAATGGGGCAAATGACACCTTTTTTGTGCTAAACAAGGTGTTTAAGCAATCAATAAACTCATTTTTTCAATCTTTTATACCATTAACTAAAGCTTTAAAAAGTGATTATAATCCATTTTGGAAAAACCAAATGGATATTAGACGCGAAAAGCATGTGCAATACATGGGGTTGATTCCATTTTCCGACTTTAAAGCATTTGACGTGTTACTAAAAAGTATACCAAATCAAACGCAATTACAAGTTGGTAATAGTTCTGCTATTAGATATACACAGCTTTTTGATATTAATCCAACGTTGGACGTTTTTTGTAATCGAGGAACTAGCGGAATTGATGGAAGTACAAGTACTGCAATTGGAGCAGCAATAACAAGAGATAATCCAACCGTATTTATTACTGGAGATTTAAGCTTTTTTTACGATAGTAATGCACTGTGGAATAACTACATACCTAAAAACTTTAGAATTATAATTATTAATAACGAAGGAGGAGGGATTTTTAGAATTCTGCCAGGACATAAAAACACAGATAACTTTGATTATTTTTTCGAAACGAAACATAATCTGTCGGCAAAGCAATTGTGTCAAATGTATGGTTTAGAATATACTAAAGTAACCAATCAACACCAATTAGAAAATGCTCTAGACCATTTTTACGATAAAACCGAGCAACCTAAGTTATTAGAGGTTATGACGCCAGCAAGAGACAATGATAGTATACTATTAGATTATTTTAAGTTTGTTAAATAA
- a CDS encoding chorismate-binding protein, producing the protein MTSSIFFDQLAQQFDKQLPFVAYKKPNQVAVKAMLQDSNQLHFTTNFEDSGFVFSPFKNEDNTVLFPLNKSQTISCLHDSTTVDSKNQLSSAINLSAKAKHIKIVEKAIAEIEDGSFKKVVISRVETEAFPVDNTLLLFKKLLATYKTAMVYFWYHPKVGLWLGATPETLLKVEGNRFLTMSLAGTQQYKNTVDVQWQSKEQEEQQLVTDFIVSSLESSVSSINLGNTETIKAGNLLHLQTKISGLLKPENGFQSVIAKLHPTPAVCGLPKENAKQFILKNEGYNREYYTGFLGEINIKQAKTRNTNRRNVENNAYGSVKTISHLFVNLRCLQIKNNQALIYVGGGITKDSVPENEWEETVAKSKTVKNLL; encoded by the coding sequence ATGACCTCTTCCATTTTTTTTGATCAGCTTGCTCAACAATTTGACAAGCAACTTCCTTTTGTAGCTTATAAAAAGCCCAATCAAGTAGCGGTAAAAGCAATGCTTCAGGATAGCAATCAGCTTCATTTTACAACTAATTTTGAGGATAGTGGTTTTGTGTTTTCACCTTTTAAAAACGAAGATAATACGGTACTATTTCCTTTAAATAAAAGTCAAACAATTTCATGTTTGCATGATAGTACTACGGTTGATTCTAAAAACCAATTAAGTAGCGCTATAAATCTTTCAGCGAAAGCGAAACATATAAAAATAGTAGAGAAAGCTATTGCCGAAATTGAAGATGGTAGTTTTAAAAAAGTAGTGATATCTCGAGTTGAAACCGAAGCTTTTCCTGTAGACAATACACTTTTACTATTTAAAAAATTATTAGCGACTTATAAAACAGCAATGGTGTATTTTTGGTATCATCCAAAAGTAGGGCTGTGGTTAGGCGCAACGCCTGAAACCTTATTAAAAGTAGAAGGTAACCGCTTTTTAACCATGTCTCTTGCAGGTACGCAACAATACAAAAATACAGTTGATGTCCAGTGGCAATCCAAGGAACAAGAGGAGCAGCAATTAGTTACGGATTTTATAGTAAGTAGTTTAGAGTCGTCAGTCAGTAGTATTAATTTGGGCAACACAGAAACTATCAAAGCGGGGAATTTATTGCATTTGCAAACTAAGATTTCTGGACTATTAAAGCCTGAAAATGGATTTCAGTCTGTTATTGCTAAATTACATCCAACGCCTGCAGTTTGCGGTTTACCTAAAGAAAACGCTAAACAGTTTATATTAAAAAACGAAGGCTATAATCGTGAATATTATACCGGTTTTTTAGGCGAAATAAATATTAAACAAGCCAAAACAAGAAATACCAATCGCAGAAACGTAGAGAATAACGCTTACGGATCTGTTAAAACAATATCGCATTTGTTTGTTAATTTAAGATGTCTTCAAATTAAGAACAACCAAGCATTAATATATGTAGGTGGCGGAATTACAAAAGATTCTGTACCTGAAAACGAATGGGAAGAAACCGTTGCAAAATCTAAGACTGTTAAAAACCTCTTATAA
- a CDS encoding PaaI family thioesterase: protein MKYSKAQVLAIANKASKNTLMETLEIEVVDYGEDFLVSRMPVTPRVHQPDGVLHGGATAALAESVGSFASHIFLDSENLMIRGLEITANHLKSISAGYVYAKATFLHKGRTTQLLDIRVTDEDDNLISLCKLSTISLPKKK, encoded by the coding sequence ATGAAGTATTCTAAAGCACAAGTGTTAGCTATAGCAAATAAGGCAAGCAAAAACACTTTAATGGAAACCTTAGAAATAGAAGTTGTGGATTATGGCGAGGATTTTTTAGTATCCAGAATGCCAGTGACACCACGTGTGCATCAACCAGATGGAGTGTTGCATGGAGGCGCAACAGCAGCATTGGCAGAAAGTGTTGGTAGTTTTGCGTCGCATATCTTTTTAGATTCAGAAAATTTAATGATTAGAGGGTTAGAGATTACAGCTAATCATTTAAAAAGTATTAGCGCTGGCTATGTCTATGCTAAGGCTACTTTTTTACATAAAGGACGTACAACGCAATTGTTAGATATTAGAGTAACGGATGAAGATGACAACCTAATTTCGTTATGCAAATTGTCAACCATTTCTTTACCTAAAAAGAAGTAA
- a CDS encoding GNAT family N-acetyltransferase, with amino-acid sequence MTAPTLENNRVKLIPLDLSNYKQLTTIAKETDLIYYSPNTISTPETLKNYVQTAIEGFYNNTTLPFIVYDKQKQAFAGSTRFGLINHKNKVLHIGWTWIGHDFQGTGLNSHMKFLMLQYAFETLLFEKVEFRIDERNIKSRKAVTKLGATLEGILRQDTVMTDGFRRSTCCYGILKNEWLTIKTNMFKEFNI; translated from the coding sequence ATGACAGCTCCAACTCTTGAAAACAATCGTGTAAAACTAATTCCTTTAGACTTAAGTAATTATAAACAATTAACTACTATTGCTAAAGAGACTGATTTAATTTATTATTCGCCTAATACCATTTCTACTCCAGAGACTCTAAAAAATTATGTACAAACTGCAATTGAAGGTTTTTATAATAATACTACACTACCTTTTATTGTTTATGACAAGCAAAAACAAGCTTTTGCAGGTAGCACTCGTTTTGGTTTAATTAACCATAAAAACAAAGTCTTACATATTGGTTGGACTTGGATAGGACATGATTTTCAAGGAACAGGTCTAAATAGCCATATGAAATTTTTAATGCTACAATATGCTTTTGAAACGTTACTTTTTGAAAAAGTAGAATTTAGAATTGATGAGCGTAATATTAAATCTAGAAAAGCAGTCACAAAATTAGGAGCAACACTAGAAGGCATATTACGCCAAGACACAGTAATGACTGATGGTTTTAGACGAAGTACTTGTTGTTATGGTATTTTAAAAAACGAATGGCTTACTATTAAAACCAATATGTTTAAAGAATTTAATATTTAG